The following coding sequences are from one Macaca mulatta isolate MMU2019108-1 chromosome 7, T2T-MMU8v2.0, whole genome shotgun sequence window:
- the RAB2B gene encoding ras-related protein Rab-2B isoform X2 — protein MTYAYLFKYIIIGDTGVEFGARMVNIDGKQIKLQIWDTAGQESFRSITRSYYRGAAGALLVYDITRRETFNHLTSWLEDARQHSSSNMVIMLIGNKSDLESRRDVKREEGEAFAREHGLIFMETSAKTACNVEEAFINTAKEIYRKIQQGLFDVHNEANGIKIGPQQSISTSVGPSASQRNSRDVGSNSGCC, from the exons ATGACTTATGCTTATCTCTTCAAGTATATCATCATCGGAGACACAG GTGTGGAGTTTGGAGCTCGTATGGTCAACATTGATGGAAAACAAATCAAACTGCAAATCTGGGATACG GCTGGGCAAGAATCCTTCCGTTCTATCACCCGTTCCTACTACAGGGGAGCAGCTGGAGCACTGCTGGTGTACGACATTACAAG GCGTGAAACCTTCAACCACCTGACCTCATGGTTAGAGGATGCCCGGCAGCACTCTAGTTCCAACATGGTTATCATGCTCATTGGGAATAAGAG TGACCTAGAGTCCCGCAGGGATgtgaaaagagaagaaggagaggcCTTTGCTAGGGAGCATGGACTTATATTCATGGAAACTTCAGCCAAAACAGCCTGCAATGTTGAAGAG GCCTTCATTAACACAGCCAAAGAAATATATAGGAAGATCCAACAGGGTTTATTTGATGTCCACAATGAG GCAAATGGCATCAAGATTGGGCCCCAACAGTCAATTTCAACATCAGTGGGACCCAGTGCCTCCCAGCGGAACTCTCGTGACGTAGGGTCCAACTCTGGCTGCTGCTGA
- the RAB2B gene encoding ras-related protein Rab-2B isoform X1, which yields MTYAYLFKYIIIGDTGVGKSCLLLQFTDKRFQPVHDLTIGVEFGARMVNIDGKQIKLQIWDTAGQESFRSITRSYYRGAAGALLVYDITRRETFNHLTSWLEDARQHSSSNMVIMLIGNKSDLESRRDVKREEGEAFAREHGLIFMETSAKTACNVEEAFINTAKEIYRKIQQGLFDVHNEANGIKIGPQQSISTSVGPSASQRNSRDVGSNSGCC from the exons ATGACTTATGCTTATCTCTTCAAGTATATCATCATCGGAGACACAG GTGTGGGGAAGTCATGTCTCCTCCTGCAGTTTACAGATAAGCGGTTCCAGCCTGTCCACGACCTCACAATAG GTGTGGAGTTTGGAGCTCGTATGGTCAACATTGATGGAAAACAAATCAAACTGCAAATCTGGGATACG GCTGGGCAAGAATCCTTCCGTTCTATCACCCGTTCCTACTACAGGGGAGCAGCTGGAGCACTGCTGGTGTACGACATTACAAG GCGTGAAACCTTCAACCACCTGACCTCATGGTTAGAGGATGCCCGGCAGCACTCTAGTTCCAACATGGTTATCATGCTCATTGGGAATAAGAG TGACCTAGAGTCCCGCAGGGATgtgaaaagagaagaaggagaggcCTTTGCTAGGGAGCATGGACTTATATTCATGGAAACTTCAGCCAAAACAGCCTGCAATGTTGAAGAG GCCTTCATTAACACAGCCAAAGAAATATATAGGAAGATCCAACAGGGTTTATTTGATGTCCACAATGAG GCAAATGGCATCAAGATTGGGCCCCAACAGTCAATTTCAACATCAGTGGGACCCAGTGCCTCCCAGCGGAACTCTCGTGACGTAGGGTCCAACTCTGGCTGCTGCTGA